The following coding sequences lie in one Apium graveolens cultivar Ventura chromosome 1, ASM990537v1, whole genome shotgun sequence genomic window:
- the LOC141712784 gene encoding uncharacterized protein LOC141712784, which produces MPVGRTAHSRFKIPIVLDECSTCNIAHDSDIAQLIKQTQLIIWDEAPIQHRYAFECLDRSLKDIMKAVDPERYAMSFGGITVVLGGDFRQILPVITYGDRADIVDACITRSRLWSICQVFLLIENMHLKQGKSDSESEELKKFAKWVLDIGNGQVNPPRVCNFPVTENQILIPSQFCDVQTENTVDNMICSTYPNFAHEGHSTQYLSERAILTPTNQTVGHLNSLIIDKLPGESVSYFSVDVAEEFGGTDEDLNEALPIEYLNSLNVAGMPPHDLKLKVGVVVMLMHNLNQTLGLCNGTRMIVTKCLRFCVECEVICGTFVSSKHFIPRMEISLSDTKMPFKLVRKQMPL; this is translated from the coding sequence ATGCCCGTTGGTCGGACTGCGCACTCCAGATTTAAAATTCCAATAGTTCTTGATGAATGTTCAACATGTAATATTGCCCATGATTCAGATATTGCACAACTCATTAAGCAGACACAACTAATAATATGGGACGAGGCGCCTATACAGCACAGGTACGCATTTGAATGCCTAGACCGATCGTTGAAGGATATCATGAAAGCTGTTGATCCAGAACGTTACGCCATGTCGTTTGGCGGTATTACCGTAGTTCTAGGTGGTGATTTCCGTCAAATCCTCCCAGTAATTACGTACGGAGATCGTGCTGATATTGTAGATGCCTGTATCACTAGGTCACGGTTGTGGTCCATTTGCCAAGTATTCTTGCTGATAGAAAACATGCACTTGAAACAAGGTAAGAGTGATAGTGAAAGTGAAGAGCTTAAAAAGTTTGCAAAATGGGTACTTGACATTGGTAATGGCCAGGTCAATCCACCTCGAGTCTGCAATTTTCCAGTCACTGAAAATCAAATTTTGATTCCGTCTCAGTTCTGTGACGTACAAACTGAAAACACAGTTGATAACATGATTTGTAGCACGTATCCTAATTTTGCTCACGAAGGGCACAGTACACAGTACTTGAGCGAGAGAGCTATTTTGACCCCTACCAACCAGACTGTGGGCCACCTCAATTCGCTTATTATAGACAAGCTCCCCGGAGAATCTGTGTCCTATTTTAGTGTTGATGTTGCAGAGGAATTTGGTGGGACAGATGAGGATCTGAATGAAGCCTTACCAATAGAGTATTTGAACTCCTTAAATGTTGCTGGGATGCCACCTCATGATCTGAAACTGAAGGTTGGGGTTGTTGTTATGCTAATGCATAATTTGAACCAAACCCTAGGTTTGTGTAATGGTACAAGGATGATTGTGACCAAATGCCTGAGATTCTGTGTGGAGTGTGAAGTAATATGTGGTACGTTTGTTAGTTCGAAGCATTTCATTCCACGTATGGAGATTTCTCTCTCAGATACAAAGATGCCATTCAAATTAGTACGGAAACAAATGCCTTTATAG
- the LOC141712794 gene encoding uncharacterized protein LOC141712794, translating to MGGEEGDKFFNLEDLNADYDRKYRRTKQLNRNKENVVVDSVVADRCALSSSTAPVLTGSMVNVHTPSPKTNRSPLFTPAIVSSGSQNKIPTSMLTESTPNIVRLVGKRRKLGDLPRSGHLNETAAKCSGPIVTPRSNSRVNYMNHLEGSQDRTPLSDVTNSGSASFSRNMLRGPNVVALSLLYDDSEGSDYEASDCESNDDADCLSWSLDGDDEDIVDGMNSNYNLMQSRRAPRHVVPEEYASLGGPTAICSKCHARMWKEERVNKNVTKGCPIFSLCCMKGVVRLPPIPPTPEYLLDLYNDKKRGPAFHRLIRLYNAIFAFNSTGGNIDHSINNGRAPYVYRLNGQNHHVFGSLIPNDNKTPKFCQLYIYDTINEVDNRLRWITLKVIRSESGRECHISSTDEVAGIMVGDTKETCGDRDIVLNEKGKCLVCVSYVHPKLMALQSVSRGDVDNSNTGKGIVLPAGYVGSKRYMQQNFQDALAVCHYIGHPDIFMTMTRNSLWDEIQKMMEYVPGCIAPNCPDIISRVFSLKLDQLMVDIKDKKHFGVCIGVMYVVEFQKRGLPHNVDNFVSTEFPDPLLDPVGYAAVKEFMIHGPCGLQNYTYDEIPRFYVWNDGERKWTMRKRGFQIGRLCYAHHSTGEPWFLRLLLTKVRGATSFDSLRTVNGVCYSTFRDACKEYGLLDDDKEWHEVLTQASAGGLPPQVRQLFVHIIVNCKVTDLKTLWSTHWKSMVDDILLRQRQSCPNTLFTLNDTQLQFYALGEIDELLRSVGKSLKKFDQLPQPPRRYLNNGTNNLIIEETSYDTKKMEYETVKLLHDCTEEQRKIYNAVIQSIDSNVGGIFFIYGSGGCG from the exons ATGGGTGGTGAAGAAGGTGACAAGTTCTTTAACCTGGAAGATTTGAATGCAGATTATGATCGGAAGTACAGAAGAACGAAACAATTGAATCGTAACAAAGAGAATGTGGTTGTCGACTCTGTTGTTGCTGATCGTTGTGCTTTATCTTCTTCCACAG CACCCGTGTTAACAGGATCAATGGTCAACGTTCATACTCCATCCCCTAAGACGAACCGATCACCTCTGTTCACCCCAGCAATAGTTAGTAGTGGGAGCCAAAACAAAATACCTACAA GTATGTTGACGGAATCCACGCCAAATATTGTTAGGTTGGTGGGAAAGAGGAGGAAACTTGGTGACTTGCCTAGGTCAGGCCACTTGAATGAAACAGCTGCAA AATGTAGTGGTCCTATTGTTACTCCCCGATCAAATAGCAGAGTAAACTACATGAATCATCTTGAAGGTAGTCAGGACAGAACTCCTTTATCAGATGTAACAAATTCAGGTAGCGCCTCATTTTCTAGAAATATGTTGAGAG GTCCGAATGTAGTTGCTCTTTCACTTTTGTATGATGATTCTGAAGGATCAGATTATGAAGCAAGTGATTGTGAATCAAATG atgatgcagattgtcttagTTGGTCGCTTGATGGTGATGATGAAGACATTGTTGATGGGATGAATTCAAATTATAATTTGATGCAGAGCAGACGTGCACCGCGACATGTCGTTCCTGAGGAGTATGCTTCTTTGGGTGGTCCTACTGCCATATGTTCGAAATGCCATGCTCGGATGTGGAAGGAAGAAAGGGTAAATAAAAATGTGACTAAAGGTTGTCCTATATTTTCTCTTTGTTGCATGAAAGGTGTTGTGAGATTGCCTCCAATCCCTCCTACCCCTGAGTATTTGCTGGATTTATACAATGACAAGAAAAGAGGTCCTGCTTTTCATAGATTGATACGGCTCTACAATGCAATTTTTGCCTTTAATTCTACCGGTGGTAACATAGATCATTCAATTAATAATGGAAGGGCGCCTTATGTATACAGATTAAATGGTCAGAACCACCATGTTTTTGGATCTTTAATACCGAATGACAATAAAACCCCCAAATTTTGTCAACTTTACATTTATGACACCATTAACGAAGTTGATAATCGTCTTCGGTGG ATTACACTGAAAGTTATCAGATCTGAGAGTGGAAGAGAATGTCATATTTCTAGCACTGATGAAGTTGCTGGCATTATGGTTGGTGACACTAAAGAAACATGTGGCGACCGTGATATAGTTCTTAATGAAAAAGGTAAATGTTTAGTCTGTGTTTCTTATGTTCATCCGAAGTTGATGGCTTTACA ATCTGTTAGTAGAGGTGATGTGGACAATTCAAATACCGGTAAAGGTATAGTTCTGCCAGCTGGCTACGTTGGTTCGAAGCGATACATGCAACAAAATTTCCAAGATGCGTTGGCCGTATGCCATTATATCGGACATCCTGACATATTCATGACTATGACCCGTAATTCTCTTTGGGATGAAATTCAGAAGATGATGGAGTATGTGCCTGGTTGCATTGCTCCAAACTGTCCCGACATCATATCAAGGGTGTTCAGCCTAAAACTTGATCAATTAATGGTAGATATTAAGGACAAAAAACACTTTGGTGTTTGTATTGGAG TTATGTATGTCGTCGAGTTTCAGAAAAGAGGCCTTCCACAT AATGTGGATAATTTTGTATCCACAGAATTCCCAGATCCTTTATTAGATCCGGTTGGTTATGCAGCCGTGAAGGAATTTATGATCCACGGTCCATGTGGTTTGCAAAAT TACACGTATGATGAAATTCCACGGTTTTATGTGTGGAATGATGGTGAGAGGAAATGGACCATGAGGAAGCGTGGGTTTCAAATAGGTAGATTGTGTTATGCGCATCACAGTACGGGTGAGCCTTGGTTTCTTCGTTTATTGCTTACGAAGGTACGTGGTGCCACCTCCTTTGATTCTTTACGTACCGTTAATGGAGTATGTTACAGTACATTTCGCGATGCATGTAAAGAGTATGGTTTACTTGATGATGATAAAGAATGGCATGAAGTGTTGACTCAAGCTTCTGCAGGTGGATTACCTCCCCAGGTTCGACAGCTTTTTGTCCATATTATTGTCAATTGTAAAGTCACTGATTTGAAGACTTTATGGAGTACACATTGGAAGAGCATGgttgatgacattttactcaGACAACGTCAAAGTTGTCCAAATACCTTATTCACTCTTAACGACACGCAACTGCAGTTCTATGCTTTAGGAG AAATAGATGAGTTGCTCCGGTCAGTTGGTAAATCCTTGAAGAAATTTGATCAGTTGCCTCAACCTCCTCGCAGATATTTGAACAATGGAACAAACAATTTGATAATTGAAGAGACAAGCTATGACACCAAGAAGATGGAGTATGAAACTGTCAAGCTACTACATGACTGTACAGAGGAGCAGAGGAAAATATATAATGCAGTAATACAATCTATTGACAGTAATGTTGGAGGGATTTTCTTCATTTATGGTAGTGGTGGTTGTGGATAG
- the LOC141722584 gene encoding uncharacterized protein LOC141722584 gives MGIDYYNVLKVERNASEEELKKAYKKLAMICHPDRNNTGNKTEAEAKFKQISQAYDVLSDPHKRKYYDRYGEVGSSTAQFPTSDSEIRFNKRGAKNAYKEVFYRSEKSEFEKSKYDAGGKSSKGSANVRPETTVEEILPIHVKPGWKKGTKITFPEKGNQEPGVIPADLIFVIDEKPHSIFKRDGNDLIIYKKISLLDALTGKNVKLTTLDGRDLRIPITDVIKPGYEKVVPNEGMPISKEPGKRGNLRIKFSIKFPTSLTIEQKSDLRRILGGSC, from the exons ATGGGGATTGATTACTACAATGTGTTAAAAGTAGAACGAAATGCTAGTGAAGAAGAGCTTAAGAAAGCTTATAAGAAACTAGCTATGATATGTCATCCGGATAGGAACAATACTGGTAATAAGACTGAAGCTGAAGCGAAATTCAAGCAGATCTCCCAAGCTTATGATGTATTAAGTGATCCACATAAGCGCAAGTACTATGATCGTTATGGTGAAGTAGGATCAAGTACTGCACAGTTTCCTACTAGTGATTCGGAGATTAGGTTCAATAAGCGCGGAGCTAAGAATGCATATAAGGAGGTTTTTTATCGATCAGAGAAGAGTGAGTTTGAGAAATCTAAGTATGATGCTGGTGGAAAGAGTAGCAAGGGCTCGGCTAATGTACGACCGGAAA CTACTGTTGAGGAGATATTGCCAATACATGTTAAACCTGGTTGGAAGAAGGGCACAAAGATCACTTTTCCTGAGAAAGGCAACCAAGAACCTGGTGTTATTCCTGCAGACCTTATATTCGTAATAGACGAGAAACCACATTCAATTTTCAAGAGGGATGGAAATGACTTGATTATTTATAAGAAGATCTCCCTACTGGATGCTCTTACTGGTAAGAACGTAAAACTGACTACTTTGGATGGAAGAGATCTTAGAATTCCGATTACTGATGTTATAAAGCCAGGTTATGAGAAAGTGGTACCTAATGAAGGAATGCCCATATCCAAAGAACCTGGGAAGAGAGGGAACTTAAGGATCAAGTTCAGTATCAAATTCCCAACAAGTCTCACCATAGAACAGAAGTCTGATCTTAGAAGAATTCTGGGAGGTAGTTGCTAA
- the LOC141712805 gene encoding mitogen-activated protein kinase kinase kinase 20-like has product MASKWVRTKFLGQGSYGSVFRAECASPSLDCAYYLPKTVAIKSAPESCSWSLHMEKAILDDLRGCLHIVRCLSNEDFKSTNAVGKKFYNLVLEYADQGSLEQLIKSKGGWIHETEASWYASMLLRGLSCVHGQGYVHCDMKPANVLVFNIPSNECKGVLKYNLKIADFGLAKKGGGISAGAGKEYKYRGTLLYSSPESVVFGEHEAAMDIWSLGCIVLEMLLGERGLWKNYLHVDAQCLAEMIANYEDDRLKCLLPELDNLSVLAKDFVKRCLTKRVEERWTAEELVTHPFITHNKGLLKKFEAQLSSQKRMQFQANTPYYSLFGPSQISLGVY; this is encoded by the coding sequence ATGGCATCAAAGTGGGTTCGAACTAAGTTCTTGGGACAAGGATCATACGGCTCCGTCTTCCGAGCAGAATGTGCATCACCATCTCTAGATTGCGCTTATTATCTACCTAAGACCGTGGCTATAAAATCTGCTCCTGAAAGTTGTTCTTGGTCTTTGCATATGGAGAAAGCTATCTTGGATGACCTTAGAGGATGTTTACATATTGTTCGTTGCCTTTCTAATGAGGATTTCAAGAGTACTAATGCAGTTGGTAAAAAGTTTTACAACCTGGTTCTCGAGTACGCTGACCAAGGATCCTTGGAACAGCTGATCAAGTCCAAAGGCGGATGGATACATGAAACCGAAGCTAGTTGGTATGCATCGATGTTGCTGAGGGGACTCTCTTGCGTACATGGACAAGGGTATGTTCACTGTGATATGAAGCCTGCTAATGTTCTTGTTTTTAATATTCCTTCTAATGAATGTAAGggggttctcaagtacaatcttaAAATAGCTGATTTCGGATTGGCGAAAAAGGGTGGAGGAATAAGTGCTGGGGCAGGGAAGGAGTACAAGTATCGGGGAACTCTATTGTATAGTTCTCCGGAGTCTGTAGTTTTTGGGGAGCATGAAGCAGCAATGGACATATGGTCACTTGGTTGTATTGTGTTGGAGATGCTTTTAGGAGAGAGGGGCTTATGGAAAAATTATCTTCATGTCGATGCACAATGTTTAGCGGAGATGATTGCTAATTACGAAGATGACAGATTAAAGTGTTTGCTGCCGGAGCTGGATAACTTGTCAGTTTTGGCCAAGGATTTTGTGAAAAGGTGTTTAACAAAAAGGGTTGAAGAAAGATGGACTGCGGAGGAACTTGTGACACACCCCTTCATTACGCACAATAAGGGTCTGCTGAAGAAGTTTGAGGCGCAATTGTCCTCTCAGAAAAGGATGCAGTTTCAAGCAAATACTCCGTACTATTCTTTATTCGGACCATCTCAGATCTCTTTGGGAGTTTATTAG